The window TCAAAATCGGCAGAAGCCTTCTTGGCTCGCAACACCTGTTCTGGGAACACAACGAACAAGGCCCCCGCTTCGAGGTGGTAAGTCTTAAGGTCAAGTTCAACATCTACAGAACCGCGTTTCACCAAGAGGAGCACCGCCGCCTGGACTTTTACATAATTTTCAAGCCCGAATTCCTTGAGGCTGGTGATCATTGCAATCTTATCGGGCAACACGTTTGCTTGACGCAAAAAATTCAGCATCGAAAAATCCGCAGTGCGGATATTCGCATTCTTATGAAAAGGAAGGTCATTCATTATATAAACATCATAGCAAAAAGTAGAATGAATGTCAATGGATCCCCTCCCTAACGGTCGAGGATGACATTTCTAATAACTAGTAACTAAGGACTAATAACTCCATTAAAACAGTTTATAGCTGAAGTACAGGGTGTACGCGAAGACGCCGCGGCTCATGGGTTCAAAGAATTCCGAGGAATAAGCGGCGATTTTGGCATAAGTATCGAAACGGCCACCCATGGCAATTCTATCCGTCAAGTTGTATTCCGCAGAGGTGTAGTTCATCAGCAACATGTCCCAGCCATCGGCTCCATAGTGTGGTAGCGAGCCCGGAATCGTGTGCAGAGCATCGACAATCGTCTTGTTCTTGAAGCGGAACTTTTTCCCGATTGAAACTTCAATCCCCAACACATACTTTGCACCCATATTGTACTGGTAATTGTCCATATCCGATTCATATTCCGGGTGCACTTCACGAATCAGGTCATCGTAGCCCATATCCGTCGTGCCTAGCAGTATGAAGTAAATCTGGTGGTACATGCGGAAACGCATCGAGGGCAAAAGCCAAAGCGAAAAGTCAATACCCGTACCGACAGAGATTGTGCCAACCGTTGCGAAGTCACCATAGAACGTGCAATAATCGAGATACGTCGCAAAGTCCACCCAATGCCCACGGCCATGAACACCGGCGTTTGTAAGCTTGCCCGTCACGTCAAGCTGGAAAAGCGTCCCATCGGGGCCGACTTCACCGCGAGTGAACAAATTAAAGTAGTCAAACGGACGCTTGACCTTGCGGAACGGCTTGCCGTATTCAATTTCGGCACCGTACATAATATGCTTATCGTCCCAGCGCTGGTCCAAGTCATCCTCATTGCGGCCACCATAGCGATAGATGTTCCCGAAGTGCGAACCCGTTCCCAAGAAAATAGAAAGGTCCAACGGTGAGTTACCCGTGATGATATCGCGGTTGCCGAATATTTTTCTTTGTAAGTAAGCGGAATGAGCCATTCCAAATGCGCCGACCTGGTTGTACCATGCGGATTCATCAACGCCATAAAGTTTTCGCGAGAGTCTGTAGAGGACTTCGCCATAGACAGCGCCGCCAACCGATGTGGCAATCAAGTCGTTGATGGAAGGGTATTCCGTCTCGGCAAACATTTCCCACGTGTAGCTCCCCAATGCGGCAAACAAGAGGCTTCCGTAAAAACCATAGCCCGCGCCACGTGCAAAATTGTAGTAAGTCGCCCCCTGATACGGGTGTCCATAAAAGTTAATCGCCCAATGGTTATGGTCCCATTGCCAACCTTCCTTCATATTGCGTTTCCAGTATTTCGGCCCCGTGCGCGCATACCCTTTGTCCAAAACATAACGGTCCCACGCCCAAACAAATCCGTTAAAGCCAAGGACCTCCCCCAAGACGATAAGCGGGTAAACTTCTTTGGGCTTTTCTAGCGCATCGATGTCAACCGTGTCTTCGAACGTCGTATTCGTTACTGTGTAACCGACATTGATAGAATCTTCAGGAATCGTTTGGTCAGAAAATAAGGGCGCGCTCAAAGCGGCTACAGACAAAAACAATAGCGATGACAACAACTTGCGAAGCATTTTACTCTCTCTTTTTCATCAAAGCTAAAACTTTATCGAAAAATTTAAAGAGGAGTCTCGACGACTCCCCTAAAGTAGAGAATGAACGACAAATATTTAAGATAAATGGTTACTTTGCCTTGAGCAAGTTGTCGAAATAGACGATGGTCTTTTCGAGGCCCTGGCGGAGCGGAATGGTCGGTTCCCACTTGAGAGCGCTCTTGGCAAGCGTGATGTCCGGACGGCGCATCTTCGGATCGTCCCCCGGAAGCGGCTTGTAGACAATCTTGCTCTTGGAACCCGTGAGTTCAAGCACTTCCTTCGCAAGTTCGAGCATCGTGAATTCGCCAGGATTGCCGATGTTCACCGGTCCGATAATCTTGTCCTGGTTCATCATGCGGACAAAGCCTTCGATGAGGTCGTCCACGTAGCAGAAGCTGCGGGTCTGGCTGCCGTCACCGTAGATGGTGAGGTCTTCGCCATTGAGCGCCTGGACGATAAAGTTCGAAACGACGCGACCGTCGTTCGGGAGCATGCGCGGACCGTACGTATTGAAAATGCGGACGATGCGGATATCGACCTTGTTCTGACGGTGGTAATCCATGAAAAGCGTTTCGGCGACGCGTTTGCCTTCGTCATAGCAGCTGCGGATGCCGATGGGGTTCACGTTTCCCCAGTAGTCTTCGGTCTGCGGATGCACAGCCGGGTCGCCATAGACTTCGCTTGTAGAAGCCTGCAAGATGCGGGCCTTGACGCGCTTTGCAAGGCCGAGCATGTTGATTGCGCCCATGACGCTTGTCTTGATGGTCTTTACCGGGTTGAACTGGTAATGGATTGGGCTTGCCGGGCAGGCCAAGTTGAAAATGCGGTCCACTTCCAAAAGAATCGGTTCAGTCACATCGTGACGGATGAGTTCAAAATTGCGGTTGTCGCGCAGGTGGGCAACGTTAGCCATACGGCCTGTGAAGTAATTGTCCAAGCAAATGACTTCGTGACCGTCATTCAAAAGTCTTTCGCAAAGGTGACTTCCTAAGAATCCAGCACCACCAGTAACTAAACAACGCATAAAAAACTCCCATAAAGCGTCAAGATGTAAGAAATATAGTAAAGGAGAATAATAAAGGAGATGCCCGCTCGGTGGCGGGCATGACAATTCAGCATCGGGCATGACAGCTAGATGGCGGGGCAACGCCCGCCATAACAAATTCGAATTAAATTCTCATCGAGATGTCGAGAGCCTTGACGCTATGCGTGAGGGCGCCGACAGAGATAAAGTCGAGACCGAGCGTTGCAATCTGCTTCGCACGTTCGAGCGTCATGTTGCCAGAACCTTCCACGAGCACCTTGTCACCGCTTTCCTTGATAATCTTCAAGGCTTCGGCCATCATTTCGTTGCTCATATTGTCGAGCATGATGACGTCAACACCCTTGTTGAGAAGAGCGCGGAGCTGGTCGAAGTTTTCGACTTCCATTTCGACCATCAAGCCCTGCTTGTTGTTCTTCTTGACAACTTCAAGAGCTTCGAGCACGCCACCGGCAGCTGCAATGTGGTTGTCCTTCACAAGCACCATGTCAAAGAGGCCCATGCGGTGGTTGGAACCGCCACCGACGCGAACGGCGTACTTCTGCAACGTGCGGAAACCCGGAATCGTCTTGCGGGTGTCGAGAACCTTGGTCTTACCGCCCTTCAAAGCTTCCTGGAACGTGTGAGCCACAGTTGCCACACCGGAGAGTTGCTGGATGAAGTTCAAAAGCGTGCGTTCGCCCGTCAAAA of the Fibrobacter sp. UWB2 genome contains:
- a CDS encoding DUF3943 domain-containing protein; the encoded protein is MLRKLLSSLLFLSVAALSAPLFSDQTIPEDSINVGYTVTNTTFEDTVDIDALEKPKEVYPLIVLGEVLGFNGFVWAWDRYVLDKGYARTGPKYWKRNMKEGWQWDHNHWAINFYGHPYQGATYYNFARGAGYGFYGSLLFAALGSYTWEMFAETEYPSINDLIATSVGGAVYGEVLYRLSRKLYGVDESAWYNQVGAFGMAHSAYLQRKIFGNRDIITGNSPLDLSIFLGTGSHFGNIYRYGGRNEDDLDQRWDDKHIMYGAEIEYGKPFRKVKRPFDYFNLFTRGEVGPDGTLFQLDVTGKLTNAGVHGRGHWVDFATYLDYCTFYGDFATVGTISVGTGIDFSLWLLPSMRFRMYHQIYFILLGTTDMGYDDLIREVHPEYESDMDNYQYNMGAKYVLGIEVSIGKKFRFKNKTIVDALHTIPGSLPHYGADGWDMLLMNYTSAEYNLTDRIAMGGRFDTYAKIAAYSSEFFEPMSRGVFAYTLYFSYKLF
- the nadC gene encoding carboxylating nicotinate-nucleotide diphosphorylase, translating into MYGDNSTPVFPTEDALTMIRLALAEDVRTGDVTSEWTIPADQKQHARLIAKEDGVLAGLPIIELVFQELKANAKVTLHKKDGDVVKKGDLIAELDGTTHELLTGERTLLNFIQQLSGVATVAHTFQEALKGGKTKVLDTRKTIPGFRTLQKYAVRVGGGSNHRMGLFDMVLVKDNHIAAAGGVLEALEVVKKNNKQGLMVEMEVENFDQLRALLNKGVDVIMLDNMSNEMMAEALKIIKESGDKVLVEGSGNMTLERAKQIATLGLDFISVGALTHSVKALDISMRI
- a CDS encoding UDP-glucuronic acid decarboxylase family protein is translated as MRCLVTGGAGFLGSHLCERLLNDGHEVICLDNYFTGRMANVAHLRDNRNFELIRHDVTEPILLEVDRIFNLACPASPIHYQFNPVKTIKTSVMGAINMLGLAKRVKARILQASTSEVYGDPAVHPQTEDYWGNVNPIGIRSCYDEGKRVAETLFMDYHRQNKVDIRIVRIFNTYGPRMLPNDGRVVSNFIVQALNGEDLTIYGDGSQTRSFCYVDDLIEGFVRMMNQDKIIGPVNIGNPGEFTMLELAKEVLELTGSKSKIVYKPLPGDDPKMRRPDITLAKSALKWEPTIPLRQGLEKTIVYFDNLLKAK